AACATTCTCATTCCTAGCAATTGTTACATTCTAGGGAAAGGTTGAGCCTTTTCCAGGGGTTAATGACCCATTTGACTAAGTTTTTTGGATTGTCTACAAGGCATCATGATTTGGACTAGTTTTCCGaaactttttctaaaaattaagcATCTCCAATAGAAACTtcaaaatacactgaaaaattatgaaactcaCCACTCCTTCAGGATCAATCAGTAATAAATGCTTCTTGACTCCACCCTGTAAGCCTGTTAAAACGTACTGACCATCGGAGCCTTGAGATTCTCGAACAAGAAAATCTCCATCCTTAACAGAAGTGAAAATTACATTGTTAATCAGTGCCGCAAAAATGGACAGTTATTAAGAACAGAACTCCGCCTCAAGGGCCGAgataataatggaccactagacaagaaaCCAAACATTACAATACATATTTCAATTAGAGGCTCTATGTAGATCatcgcaaatacattgaaaatttaaCGACTTAAGGTGATTCACAGTGATTTAGAGGCAAGATTTGTAACTACTTTGCGCTGTTTCATTGTTTGTGTCTTTGAGAGGCAATGATTATCGTTATGCACGAATTACTTTGAGAAACTGACCCATAACGTGTAGCAGCATTAATACTGAGtagaataaaatatgaatttgttGAATTATTTGTTGAATTAATTTGAATTAAGAGCGAGAGCGTGTTATAATATCTCTCTCTTACTCTCTACTAAACGTAGATCAAATTAAGAAGTACCTGCTGTAACAGCTTTTCTGCTTGTTGCCTGCTGATGTTTCCATGGAACCAGGATTCATCTTGAAGACGTGTATTTGTGTTTACTACTTCTGTGCTCACAAATGGTTctgaaaaaaaggtaaaaattccCTTCATGAATTGACCCTTGCATAGGGTGGAGGGTGGGGGAATGCAATACGTAAGAAAATAAACTTATACAGTAAATAAAGACATGAATTAAAGTAAAAGTGCTTCATCTTGATTGATAAATGGCAGTAGTGCAAAAAGTTACGATACATTGAATATTTCACACcatctcaagtttttttttatcgatactCTTTTCCAAGAATATCCTCAATTCCTCAACATGATGATCTTATTTTCCCCATCAAAGTTTCCATACTGACCTCGCCACTCCCATCTATCTGTTCCAGACATATTCATTCTTCAAAGAAAACATTAGAATTCCCATGTGTTTGAAACCTTCCTTTGACATGACAGTTcattcttaaatttttgcaaattcctTTTGGTGTCACTATCTTAATTAAATTGGCTTTTTACAAGAGGGCCTAACTATATTGCATAATTTCGATAATGTAAAATACGGATTATTTATGTACGGAGGCACAGCCAAGAAAATTTCCCAGGGAAAAAAGGGTGGTATCCCTTGGTGATTAAAAACATAAGATTTCTTGAGAGATTTTATGGGTGGTCCATTTGGACAAAAATGGACTGTCcgtgaaaaatgtgaaaagttTACACCCTCATGCACAAAATCTGTTCTACTATTTCTGCATTTCCTCTGACGCCATGAGTCACATTGACATTGAGGAACAAATATCTCAAATTTTGGCCTGTATTGTACTTTCATCTGTTGATATCATTGGGGGTTTTGTCCTCaagttaaaaatcatttttgcagATGGTTCATGTACTCACGCATATCAAATACATCTCTTGGTTGAGATGGGTCTGATCCAACCATGATATCGTTGACGTAATCATGAGCTCGAGGGATTGGAGGAGGGGGCGCTACCTCACAATTCAGATCGATTAAATTAGTTGATGGTAAAcgttctgaaaaaaataaaaaagtacacaattgattaaactgaaattttcaaagaattgttTCCCCCTGCTAATATCTATTTATTTAGAAATAGGATAATACACtatacattttctcaatttgatCTGCGATTCACATGTTGACACACTTAATGTGTTCTGAATCTTGTAAAAGGGAGCTTGTACAGGACAGGCATAATAAGTTGCGGAATGAAAGTTTCCTTGTGAAAAATCATGATATGAATATGAACTTCCTACCTAGGATATTTCTATTAAAAAGAACGTGGAACGCTGCTCTACAAAGGATTTTCCATCTGCCTTCCAGTTTAAGAGAATAATAATGAAGTTGCATGATATACTCAATGAAAAATGATATTGCATACATTATGATGCACCTCATGAATTGTTACACAGTCGTACGCTGATTATCCAATGCTTCAGTATATGATGTgatcaaaatttaattgttgGTCAATTAATAACAAGccggctcaaaaaaaaaaaaaaaatttttttttggcaaaaattgaatgtaaatgtgttttctttttcagttaAATGACTGTTTGTtggataatggaccactagacaaggtacgaatttcagcattctgattcatgtttcttaactaaaatttcacgtaaaatacgacgcacacaacgaaaattaacGGAATcgactccttccaaagatatttaatgattcttgatgcgtggattcaaaccacctgctcatgaaaactcaatgctctgcgtgattcacatcgtgcgctaaacgttatcatgacagtctctgcaatataaaaatctggcaacctcaatcttgacgctttggctcagctgtagagaattgcttatagtttgaacaacacatggtgggaaatgaacattactcggttgagaagcttattgaaactgttgtagtgcgcgatttgactcacatagagctatgagtttcttgtgagcgggcagttcaagttcctcgtaaccaatgtgaaataaaaacgttaatatcttcgtttggagtttgtttcattagttttcgttgcgtgaatcgtgctctacgtgaaattctggttgagaaacatgtatcagaatgctgaaattcgtaccttgtctagtggtccattagagtATTAATGATTGTTCTTTTACATGGAATTACAGTATATAACGCAGGACAGAACCtggatatttttaaatcatACCTCTGGGAGCGACAGTTGTGTTGACATTGGGTAAGGGAGGTACCGGAGGAGGTCCAACATCTGGCGGCACTTTCCCGGGTAAATCGTTGTAATATTCTCGATCATCAGGGGGAAGGCTGAAAacaagatataaaaaaaaatcaatatattaAGAAATCTATTTACAGAATTAATTCATAATAAACGAGATGCTAATGATTTCTACATGTGGAGAGATGCTTTTATGAGGGTACCCATGAACATGGATTTTTTCAGACTAACTCCGATCAAGGCGTAGATACACACGACGATTAATCGCcacgagtgaaagacgaaagccaatgaaGAGCCTTGATTTCAATATATcaacgtcaatggatcgaaatcaaggctcttcattggctttcgtctttcactcgcggagattaatcgccgtgtgtatctaggcttTTAAATGAGGCATGACTCATAGCTAGAATTCTTTCTGTCTGATGATTTCTATGAGTTAGTGGAAGACTCCAAGCACAGTTGATACTAATGATGATGGAAGCTTGAGGCTGCCGACCTTGTTTGATCactgtttcaaagaaaaaggtaaaattgggGTTACTGAATGGGGCTTGTGATTCGAGAAATTATATTATACCAGGTTAAAAGAGTGATAAAGGGTGTCTGAGTTTATTTTAGTGACTAAAAGATAATATCACACGTAATTtggtatcaaaaaaagaaagatttccACAAAGATAGCAGGTTAGAGGAAATTTTTACTTACGGTGAAGATTTAGGTTTTGTCAAAAACTGCTTGAAGCGTAGTTCAAATGCTTGTCCAATTGTCGTGATCACATCTTGAGCGAGTCCTCCACCACATTCTAAAACGTAGCATGCTCGCCAATCTTGCAAATCTTTTGCTATATAGGCTACAAAATCTAATGTATCCTGAAATTTAAAGATCTCAACATTAAACAGAAGAATGTGAAATTATTGATATCACAGAAACTCCTCACATAACAGAGCCAAAAACAgatttttcgtttttcctttttttctttttgtgttgCAATCTCAAAAAATTAGGACAGTGATGAatgggattttgaaaaaaaattgaagcagaaaatttgctcaattttcttacttatacataattttaaaatgggTGGCTTACTGAATAATCTgactttttcccaaaaattaaagaaaaaaaaacattaagaaCCACCCTTgattgaattttcaggaaattctacaagagaaaaaattactagtGCATAAACGTCAACATCAATTATGAGATTTGCAGGGACTACAAAATCCTAACATTTTGTTAAATTTCTTGAATAACTAATTGACCAACCATCAGTTTATAGAATTTTTGTTGTTATGCAAGATCACTGAGagacaaaaatgtaaaaacaaggAGAACTAAAAGTAATTACCGAATCTCCTCCTGAAGCAAATGAAATCCTGGGCATATCATGAGTGGCCACCAACTGGCCAAATTCTAGGGTTTTCAGTGACAGACATGTTGCTGAAATTGAGAGCTTGACATTGGCACCAGCATGTTCCATTATCGGGGTTTCGCCGATAGCACGTTGAACCTTCTTGTCAACCTAAAACCGGAATTAAAATATGCAACTTGTGGACTAATTATGAGACGAGAAAACAAATACACGGTGATCTTAAAGCTCCGCACCAGCTCTATAACCCATAAGATTCTTGACCCTTTTCAGGAagattccttaaaaaatttgaggtaTCCCAATATTCGTTTTCTTTGACCTTGGACCACTCAtaaaatttccgtcaaatgGATAAAAACTTTTCGgctacttgaacttcaaaatcacCTCCTTCCAtggacaatttttaaaatgactgCCAAAATACATTTCCAATACTTACTTGAGAATTATAGTGCAATCAGCAAATTTTCTCTAAAGCGAGAAGAAAATCCGCTAAAATCTCAGGACTTTATGTCATGATTCACAGTCATTACATAGCAGGGGAAGGATGGAAAAAATTTTAGAGACAGGGGTTTGCGGTAACTTACCTTCCTCTTCTTGTCCACTGTTTTGAGACCAGCAGCTTCACAAACTCGGTTAATGCATTCTCTGGAAAAAAGAAGCAAGGAGCATAATGATGAATAAGCAGAGAAAGAGAGAGCGCAAGCAAAATATAGACTAAGAAACCAAGATAAAAAGCTACCCAGATgcgaaattttcataaatgtgTGACTGTTTCATTTAGTTTGACAAAAGCCCACTGGgacgcattttggaaaaaaatgagttaggagAAGTTATAAATTCAACTGCgtatttgtaaattttctcctgttcaaaatttgaagttcagaAAAAGTACTGTGAGCATGGAAAAAAGTCTTGAAATTTGGTCTGTAAccttgagtcttatggaggaataaaagtAAAGTgactatgtaaaaaaaaaagaaagcctTCAATTCAGTCATTATGGGTGAAAAGATTCTTCAAAAACCTTCGGACAAGGAAAATGCATTCCCTGAatcaatgaaagaaaaactaaagtattgatataaaaagagagaaaaaaaggtgcaACATTGATTGGTTGATTGCTTTAATTAGTTGCTTATCATGAAATCAGCACAATATCGACagtctttctttaaaaatttttatgTCGCATGGTCAGCTTCTCATTAAAGACAATCTTACTCTTCACTTCTGATTTTGGTCTAACTCTAAAAAATTTGGACTTGGGGAGGCCCTTTCAGCTATTTGATTCTTGGTACTAAGACTTGAGATGCTGAATTAAATATACTGTCAAGTGTCTTGTGGATGGGTTGGAGCTAGGTTCAGGTTTGTCTTTTAAAAGGACAAATGTTACAATGCTGACTGTCTCATTGACTTCATTCTAGGATTTTCTTAAACTTAGGTCAaatgatgaaatgaaaattgcaaGAGAGTTGGGCTGAAATTACGCTGACGCTACACTTACTTGGCAACTTGGAACCTTGTGTCAAAATCAAGACTTTTCATTGATGTGAAAACTTCTAGACAGCCAATATactggagtaaaaaaaaaaaaaacaatccattaaaattcaaaataatccagTTAGGTAGTAACTGTTCATTGAAACAGCAATTGCTGCCAAAATAGatagaaaaatcagatttttattAAAGAAGCAATGAATTATAAAAGTCATGTCTCAGATGATGACCAGCTACTTAGGTAAGGGCTAAATGCATCAGGTAGGAAAGGAAATTTTGTTTGCGGACCGGTGAGTATTTGTTTCATATTATAGTGAAGTTTTGAGAATTTTAGGGCATATTCATACCAAATGAGGGAAAGAGTTTGTACTTATTGCTTCTTTTGTTTTGAGTTTCAAGTaccattttcaaatttgaacttgatagcacatttttttttttttttttttgaggtttgccCGACTCTATCGGCTTTAAATGTCTGAAATGCTCTTTTTGGGGGTTTTAAGAGCccctaaaaaaagaagagtcTCAATAAAGGAAGTCCTAGAAAAATCAGAAGTTCAAAAGTCCAGGATGTTTCAGGGCCCTAACAACCGCATATTCAACTTGATAAAATGaagataaatttttaaaaaaatgagcaaaGGCTAAGATTGATGTAAGAAAATATTgggtaaaaaaagtgacatgTTGCTTTAGTAGATAGTCAGAGCTAGAACCTTTAGAAAATTAGGGGGTACCTTTGTCCCGGAGAAGGAACCACTCATTTTCCTACGAAAATGTTTCCTTTCAAGCTCTTTTCATCAATTGGTCAGTCTTGACGAGGCAAAGGATGTACTTATATTTATTGGCCCTTGAGGTGGAATGGGTATAAATGGCCTAATCACCCAGCCTTCATTCTTAGAGATTGTGAAGAGAGAGAAGAGGATATTCAAACTGATTCTGACAGTTTTCATTATTTGTTTTAGATGAGccaaaaaaaactgatttctcgTGTCTTCACTtttgaatgaattaaaattgtttGTGTTCAAAGGTAGATTAGATACCTATGcgtacattttaaacttcattgCACAACTCATAGGAATGCTACCAAttcaataaaatgaaaacatcAGTTCTTTATTCCAGCTTACTGTGATAACAtactgattgttgacattgaatTGTTATCAACGACTTGATGATAGATAAAATAAGTATGCCCCTAAATAATTCTTTGTAGTTATTTTCAGataaggtggtaaaatagagctgggtccacacaattttgcagggaaaacaaggccaaaaattttaaaatttcaattatgagtagaacattttgagctctaatgtaACTGAGGGAGGAAGGCGAGACGTTTGGGTCTTTTTTATCACCTTTTCACATACACTTTGTGCCTTGtttcttaatgtttttttctcgttATTTTCAGATTTAGTACAGACCCCCCAGCACTGAAAACTGGGAGGTACTTAGCATTTTGCACAATTGACTTTCAGACTCcaaaagcccaattcacactatcaaacttttcatccgacataattgaacgaaaattttgatgaaaagttggacgcaaaaaatttgattcaattaccATTGCAGTATGGTATCGTCACCAGTCTGCGGTTTGCGAAGATACAGCTTCAGCTCATGTCAATCGGAAGATTACATTCAACTTTCCAACCGATTGGCGctgccaatttttcatcaaattgtcgtttTTTCTCGTCTAAATCACATTATTCAACTTTTCATTCGACAAGTTACATCCAAGAGTTGGATGTAAAGTTTGTGAATTGGGCTTTAGGAGTCCCAAAATCGGGAGATCATGGTAACAACGGATCCATACAACTGGCATACTGAGGTAGCCCAAAGGAGAGGAATGTGAGGATATTAGACTGTACTTCAAATGatatattattttaatatatACTCAAGTAAACGTTGCTAAAAAACTGCAAGCATTGCACTATGCAGTAATTTACTTATACTTACCCTCACAGCATATGTCACTCCTTTTTTGGAGACGAGAGTATCAGGATGTAGCCAGCCACGAGCCGGTTTAACCATAAGATTACCAGAACTACCAGCTGCAGCCATCACAGGAGAGGGATGTGGCATTCTAAACAAACAAGACACTGCGATGTATTAAACGTCGGAAAATTTGTTTACGCTTTAAGAGTAACGCCAATTTTAGGTCACAGAGAAATAGGCTAATGAATCACCAATGAACACTTCTGGGACATTCGCTTCAAGAGATACATACAGCATAGAAATTAAGAAGAATTGCTCAAAAAGGCTGGCACTAATACAAAAGTAGGACAGTTGGATTTGTTCTTGCTTAACTAATTCATCCTCACGTATCTAATAAGTATAACTCGAAGACTCTGCCATGAGAGTGAAATTGGAATATAGACAAGAGCAGTTGGGAAAAGGCAGATGCAACGATAACAATAGAACAAAGGTAGGTTGAATTATAAAAAAGGTGAATCATAAAGTACCTGGGATCATCTAATTAAGGATAATGAGTAGAGGGAACTCATG
The genomic region above belongs to Bemisia tabaci chromosome 8, PGI_BMITA_v3 and contains:
- the Shc gene encoding SHC-transforming protein 1, which translates into the protein MPHPSPVMAAAGSSGNLMVKPARGWLHPDTLVSKKGVTYAVRYIGCLEVFTSMKSLDFDTRFQVAKECINRVCEAAGLKTVDKKRKVDKKVQRAIGETPIMEHAGANVKLSISATCLSLKTLEFGQLVATHDMPRISFASGGDSDTLDFVAYIAKDLQDWRACYVLECGGGLAQDVITTIGQAFELRFKQFLTKPKSSPLPPDDREYYNDLPGKVPPDVGPPPVPPLPNVNTTVAPRERLPSTNLIDLNCEVAPPPPIPRAHDYVNDIMVGSDPSQPRDVFDMQPFVSTEVVNTNTRLQDESWFHGNISRQQAEKLLQQDGDFLVRESQGSDGQYVLTGLQGGVKKHLLLIDPEGVVRTKDKMFESVSHLINYHCQNKLPIISAESALVLRNPVLRKNIH